In Oscillatoria acuminata PCC 6304, a single window of DNA contains:
- a CDS encoding DUF3368 domain-containing protein, with translation MANFPAINTSPLIFFSKTDLLELLHETVNSDIIVPEAVAIEIQTYGEQDITLQALSSKNWLLIRETPPIPSIIENWDLGAGESSVLAWGYTNPGTEVILDDLAARRCATTLKIPVRGTLGLVLIAKQRGLIPFARPIIDRLRQSGMYLSDFIVNQSLKSVGE, from the coding sequence GTGGCTAACTTTCCTGCTATCAATACTTCACCCCTGATTTTCTTCAGTAAAACTGATTTATTAGAATTACTGCATGAAACGGTCAATTCGGATATCATTGTTCCTGAAGCTGTAGCCATAGAAATCCAAACTTATGGAGAACAAGACATAACCCTTCAAGCACTTTCGTCTAAAAACTGGTTACTCATTCGAGAAACTCCTCCAATTCCTTCAATCATTGAAAATTGGGATTTAGGTGCAGGTGAGTCATCGGTTTTAGCTTGGGGATATACTAATCCGGGAACAGAAGTAATTTTAGACGATTTAGCTGCACGTCGTTGCGCTACTACTCTTAAAATTCCAGTTAGAGGAACCTTGGGGTTAGTCCTAATTGCAAAGCAAAGGGGCTTAATTCCCTTTGCACGGCCCATTATAGATCGCTTGCGTCAAAGTGGGATGTATCTAAGCGATTTCATTGTCAATCAATCCCTCAAATCCGTAGGTGAATAA
- a CDS encoding UPF0175 family protein — protein MSKITIDLPDEVFSARRLPPEEFVKDLRLAAAIHWYQKSEISQEKAAQIAGLNRRDFLEALAREKIDVFAVDMEDLQRELERG, from the coding sequence ATGTCAAAAATAACGATTGATTTACCGGATGAAGTATTTTCTGCCCGTCGTCTTCCTCCTGAAGAGTTTGTTAAGGATTTGCGATTAGCAGCAGCGATTCATTGGTATCAAAAATCAGAGATATCTCAAGAAAAAGCTGCCCAAATTGCTGGACTTAATCGCCGGGACTTTTTAGAGGCTTTAGCCCGAGAAAAAATTGATGTTTTTGCCGTTGATATGGAAGACTTACAAAGAGAACTAGAGCGTGGCTAA
- a CDS encoding SIMPL domain-containing protein, with protein MMNRLMTTKLNVLSPIAAVALALGLFSIPPNVEAVYAQEQSSRNLTVTGQGIVSIPTTLTEVRLGVEVQGRTAQEVQQEVARRSQALVELLRSRNVEKLQTTGIQLHPLYRSNDNAAPTITGYSASNIVSFRLPTDRAGTLLDEAVDAGATRIDGVSFTAADAAMETARQQAIRAATQDALTQADTVLSELNLTRREIVKIQVNSATPYPQPMFSRMEAAADFSTPVIGGDREISASVTLEISY; from the coding sequence ATGATGAATCGATTAATGACAACCAAGCTGAACGTCTTAAGTCCGATCGCCGCTGTTGCCCTCGCTTTGGGGCTATTTAGTATTCCGCCTAATGTGGAGGCGGTTTATGCCCAAGAACAATCCTCTCGTAACTTAACCGTAACTGGACAAGGGATTGTCAGTATTCCCACCACGTTAACCGAGGTGAGATTAGGAGTGGAAGTGCAGGGAAGGACTGCCCAAGAGGTGCAACAAGAGGTAGCAAGGCGATCGCAAGCATTGGTGGAACTGTTGCGATCGCGCAATGTGGAGAAACTCCAAACCACCGGCATTCAACTCCACCCCTTGTATCGCAGTAATGACAACGCAGCGCCTACGATTACCGGCTATTCTGCCTCAAATATCGTCAGTTTTCGCCTCCCCACCGATCGCGCCGGAACTTTGTTAGATGAGGCGGTGGATGCCGGTGCAACCCGCATTGATGGAGTCAGCTTCACCGCTGCCGATGCAGCAATGGAAACCGCCCGTCAGCAAGCGATTCGCGCCGCAACCCAAGACGCCCTCACCCAAGCGGATACCGTCTTATCTGAACTCAATCTCACCCGGCGAGAAATTGTCAAAATCCAAGTCAATTCTGCCACACCCTATCCACAACCGATGTTCTCACGCATGGAAGCGGCAGCAGATTTTTCTACTCCTGTTATCGGAGGCGATCGGGAGATTTCCGCCTCAGTCACCCTGGAAATTAGCTATTAA
- a CDS encoding OmpA family protein, with translation MPQPIKSLNLALASSLLLTTTACQNQQQNLPKVTIYEIAPVPVTQLERVNQTPTTTWTFKPVPLSSIDPQFLTQKRQNVETQPPETPVQIETTVEPSSATTETLPPATSVQVEQPPEPTLVTANEDPTDSTRIMVETVLPTPTEVEQTLTELNAETTIEGIKFNLSDNILFEFDKYHVRAAAKPTLEKVNQVLTHFKDARILIDGHTDSRGTDEYNIELSQKRAAAVKYYFVNNFQVQDTRIQTQGIGKSQPIAPNTNPDGSDNPQGQEKNRRVEFTIQTEARTIEIAPNSDPFGEAVKKATSAATLTQTAKTPEQWVQVAKHWQEAIAFMQVVPQNSGNYATAQQKVGEYQNNLNYARQNAGLR, from the coding sequence ATGCCCCAACCAATTAAATCCCTAAATCTAGCACTCGCCTCTAGCTTGCTGTTGACGACTACCGCTTGCCAAAATCAGCAGCAAAATTTACCCAAAGTTACAATCTATGAAATCGCTCCCGTTCCCGTCACCCAATTAGAAAGAGTTAACCAAACCCCTACTACGACATGGACCTTTAAACCAGTTCCCCTGAGTAGTATTGACCCTCAATTTTTGACTCAAAAAAGACAAAATGTAGAAACACAACCCCCGGAGACTCCAGTACAAATAGAAACAACAGTAGAACCGAGTTCAGCAACAACAGAAACCCTTCCCCCTGCGACTTCAGTCCAAGTAGAACAGCCACCGGAACCGACTTTAGTTACTGCGAATGAAGACCCGACGGATTCAACTCGAATTATGGTGGAAACGGTGTTACCAACACCAACGGAGGTGGAACAAACCCTCACCGAATTAAATGCGGAAACCACTATTGAAGGGATTAAATTTAATCTCTCAGACAATATTTTATTTGAATTTGATAAATATCACGTCCGGGCAGCAGCAAAACCCACCTTGGAAAAAGTCAATCAAGTGCTGACCCATTTTAAGGATGCCCGAATCTTGATTGACGGACATACAGACAGCAGAGGAACCGACGAGTATAATATAGAATTGTCGCAAAAACGAGCAGCGGCAGTGAAATATTATTTTGTCAATAATTTTCAAGTGCAAGACACCCGAATCCAAACCCAAGGGATAGGGAAAAGTCAACCGATCGCCCCGAATACCAATCCCGATGGGTCCGATAATCCCCAGGGACAGGAAAAAAATCGGCGGGTTGAATTTACTATTCAAACAGAAGCTCGGACTATAGAAATTGCGCCCAATTCCGACCCCTTTGGGGAAGCAGTTAAAAAGGCAACGAGTGCGGCAACCCTGACCCAAACTGCAAAAACTCCCGAACAGTGGGTACAAGTTGCCAAACACTGGCAAGAGGCGATCGCCTTCATGCAAGTTGTTCCCCAAAATAGTGGCAATTATGCAACCGCTCAACAAAAGGTGGGAGAATATCAAAATAATTTGAATTATGCTCGGCAAAATGCCGGTTTACGTTAA
- the pcrA gene encoding DNA helicase PcrA: MTSTLDFLAHLNPNQRRAAEHFCGPLLVVAGAGSGKTRALTYRIANLIRTHQVHPDDILAVTFTNKAAREMKERIEKIFADTVAEQKYDKPFSALEPAEQTQVRSQVWRNSIKPLWIGTFHSLCSRILRYDIEKFKDENGRQWNRKFSILDESDAQTAIKDIIIKQMNLDNKKFDPRKIRYEISGAKNKGWSARDLEATDPTNYRNRKVAEVYSRYQDTLAANNALDFDDLIRIPVELFRQDAQVLDYWHRKFHHILVDEYQDTNRTQYDFIRMLVTNGAAAKSFKKWESRSVFVVGDVDQSIYSFRMADYTILLEFQEDFGDGLEDDETQTLVKLEENYRSRENILEVANKLIENNTERIDKVLRPTRGEGEAIICYRTENDLDEAQYVVNQIRMLQNQHPELDWGSFAILYRTNAQSRSFEDVLVKMNVPYRVVGGLKFYDRKEVKDAVAYLRALANPSDSISLRRIINTPKRSIGKTTLDRLDEAAKQLGVPLWEILSDDTSVKTLAGRSVKQVLEFSALMSRWQEQVETLPAIEVLKGIMEESGYMEALKLENTDEALNRMANIEQLYNATMQFAEENEDQSLTGFLSSASLASELDNLEEGEQAVSLLTIHSAKGLEFPVVFLVGMEEGLFPNFRSVNDPRSLEEERRLCYVGITRAQERLFLTHALERRLWGSYERAQPSRFLAELPRDLLQGNSVPKEKTRRSSGTAKTQKGAAAKETWLVGDMVVHDTFGPGEVSHVFGSATKMSLAIKFMRGGQKIIDPQTAPMQKLN, from the coding sequence ATGACCTCAACCCTTGACTTTCTGGCCCATCTGAACCCGAACCAACGTCGCGCTGCGGAACATTTCTGTGGCCCCTTGTTAGTCGTTGCTGGGGCGGGTTCGGGCAAAACTCGGGCGCTAACTTATCGAATTGCTAATTTAATCCGCACTCATCAAGTCCATCCTGACGATATCCTGGCGGTGACCTTTACGAATAAGGCGGCCCGGGAAATGAAGGAACGGATTGAGAAGATTTTTGCCGATACGGTGGCAGAACAAAAGTATGATAAACCGTTTTCGGCCCTAGAACCCGCCGAACAAACTCAGGTGCGATCGCAGGTGTGGAGAAACAGCATTAAACCCCTGTGGATTGGCACGTTCCATTCCCTCTGTTCCCGAATTTTGCGCTACGATATTGAAAAATTTAAAGATGAAAATGGTCGGCAATGGAACCGTAAGTTCTCTATCCTAGATGAGTCTGATGCTCAAACGGCCATTAAGGATATTATCATCAAACAGATGAATTTGGATAACAAAAAATTTGACCCTCGCAAAATTCGGTATGAAATTAGTGGGGCGAAAAATAAGGGTTGGTCTGCGCGGGATTTAGAGGCGACTGACCCGACGAATTACCGCAATCGCAAGGTAGCGGAGGTGTATAGTCGCTATCAGGATACTTTAGCGGCGAATAATGCCCTGGATTTTGATGATTTGATTCGGATTCCTGTGGAACTGTTTCGGCAAGATGCTCAAGTTTTGGATTACTGGCATCGCAAGTTTCATCATATTTTGGTGGACGAATATCAGGATACTAACCGCACTCAATATGATTTTATTCGGATGTTGGTGACCAATGGGGCAGCGGCCAAATCGTTTAAAAAATGGGAAAGTCGCTCAGTGTTTGTGGTGGGGGATGTAGACCAATCTATTTATTCCTTCCGCATGGCAGATTATACCATTTTGTTGGAGTTTCAGGAAGATTTTGGGGATGGCTTAGAGGATGATGAAACCCAAACTTTGGTGAAATTAGAGGAGAACTATCGATCGCGAGAAAATATCCTCGAAGTTGCCAATAAGCTGATTGAGAATAATACGGAACGCATTGATAAGGTGTTGCGTCCGACTCGGGGGGAAGGGGAAGCGATTATATGTTATCGGACCGAAAATGATTTAGATGAAGCGCAATATGTAGTCAATCAAATTCGGATGTTGCAAAATCAGCATCCGGAGTTGGATTGGGGTTCCTTTGCGATTTTGTATCGGACTAATGCTCAATCGCGATCGTTTGAGGATGTGTTAGTTAAAATGAATGTCCCCTATCGGGTGGTGGGGGGTTTGAAGTTCTACGATCGCAAAGAAGTTAAGGATGCCGTTGCCTATTTGCGCGCCCTTGCCAACCCCTCGGATTCGATTAGTTTGCGGCGGATTATTAATACCCCCAAACGCAGTATCGGCAAAACGACTTTAGACCGTTTGGATGAAGCAGCAAAGCAGTTAGGCGTTCCCCTGTGGGAAATTCTCAGTGATGATACATCAGTGAAAACCCTGGCAGGGCGATCGGTGAAACAAGTGTTAGAATTTTCTGCATTAATGTCCCGATGGCAGGAACAAGTGGAAACCTTACCGGCGATTGAAGTCTTGAAAGGGATTATGGAAGAATCCGGTTATATGGAAGCGCTGAAACTGGAAAACACCGATGAAGCGTTAAACCGGATGGCAAACATTGAACAGTTGTATAATGCCACGATGCAATTTGCCGAAGAAAACGAAGACCAATCTTTAACCGGATTTCTCTCTAGTGCCTCCCTTGCTTCTGAGTTAGACAACTTAGAAGAAGGGGAACAGGCGGTGTCTTTGTTAACCATTCATTCCGCCAAAGGGTTAGAATTTCCTGTGGTCTTTTTAGTGGGAATGGAAGAGGGTTTATTTCCCAATTTCCGCAGTGTGAATGACCCGCGCAGTCTGGAAGAAGAACGGCGACTTTGCTATGTGGGGATTACTCGCGCCCAGGAACGATTGTTTTTAACTCATGCCTTAGAACGGCGGTTGTGGGGGTCTTATGAACGCGCTCAACCCTCACGATTTTTAGCCGAATTACCCAGGGATTTACTGCAAGGAAATTCGGTTCCCAAGGAAAAAACTCGCCGCAGTTCCGGGACTGCAAAAACGCAAAAAGGGGCAGCAGCAAAGGAAACTTGGTTGGTGGGAGATATGGTGGTTCATGATACCTTTGGTCCCGGAGAAGTGTCTCACGTTTTCGGGTCTGCGACTAAGATGTCCTTGGCGATTAAATTTATGCGAGGGGGACAAAAAATTATTGACCCGCAGACGGCCCCGATGCAAAAATTAAATTAA
- a CDS encoding WD40 repeat domain-containing protein: MTLKPASWKKFSALIVAGMVTLGVFPLHFLVSTPPLLAQQRASSSRLLTTIGDRAFPIFAVAYSPTSPVVVSGSNEDTIKFWNADTGELNYTAAVHLDDVRALDISPNGQILASGSDDNTANLWNMETGQLIYTLYGHTKGVRSVAFSPDGRTLATGSWDNTVKLWNVENGQIIRTLSAHEDGVDTIAFSPNGGTLASGGLDNNVKLWNLNTGELITTIPAHDDWVSSVAFTPDGQTLVSASYDNTVKVWDVNRGQLLRTLTGHSFPVYQIAITPDGRTVASVSDDRTVRLWDIASGRLVETLTGHEKSIFSVSMGPDGRRLATAGNDNTINIWELGR; encoded by the coding sequence ATGACCTTAAAACCCGCGTCCTGGAAAAAATTTAGTGCCTTAATCGTAGCTGGAATGGTGACCCTGGGAGTGTTTCCCCTCCATTTTCTAGTCAGTACCCCTCCATTGCTGGCCCAACAGCGCGCCTCCAGTTCCCGACTGTTAACAACCATTGGCGATCGCGCTTTCCCGATTTTTGCCGTTGCCTATAGTCCAACTTCCCCAGTCGTCGTCAGTGGTAGCAATGAAGATACCATCAAATTTTGGAATGCCGACACCGGAGAACTGAACTATACCGCAGCAGTCCATTTAGATGACGTGAGGGCCTTGGATATCTCTCCCAACGGTCAAATCCTGGCCAGTGGTAGCGATGACAATACCGCCAACCTCTGGAACATGGAAACCGGACAGTTGATTTATACCCTTTACGGTCATACAAAAGGGGTGAGATCCGTGGCATTTAGTCCTGATGGTCGGACTCTGGCTACGGGCAGTTGGGATAATACAGTTAAACTGTGGAACGTCGAGAATGGGCAAATCATTCGCACTTTGAGCGCCCATGAGGATGGAGTAGATACCATTGCCTTCAGTCCCAATGGCGGGACTTTGGCATCTGGGGGACTGGATAACAATGTCAAACTCTGGAATCTGAATACTGGAGAGTTAATCACCACCATTCCCGCCCATGATGATTGGGTGAGTTCCGTTGCCTTTACCCCCGATGGACAGACCCTCGTCAGTGCCAGTTACGATAATACAGTCAAGGTTTGGGATGTAAATCGTGGCCAATTGTTGCGAACCCTGACTGGTCATTCCTTCCCGGTATATCAAATTGCGATTACCCCCGATGGACGCACGGTTGCCTCCGTCAGTGACGATCGCACCGTCAGACTCTGGGATATCGCCAGTGGCAGATTAGTGGAAACCCTTACGGGTCATGAGAAATCCATCTTTTCCGTTTCAATGGGACCCGATGGCAGACGATTGGCGACGGCGGGGAATGACAATACGATTAATATCTGGGAATTAGGTCGGTAA
- a CDS encoding WD40 repeat domain-containing protein, whose amino-acid sequence MLAPFSMGPDGRRLATAGNDNTINIWELGR is encoded by the coding sequence ATGCTTGCGCCCTTTTCAATGGGACCCGATGGGAGACGATTGGCGACGGCGGGGAATGACAATACGATTAATATCTGGGAATTAGGTCGGTAA
- a CDS encoding FGGY-family carbohydrate kinase: MTLYLGIDFGTSGARAVAIDDHAGIQAQAEFPLDRQTPELWQEGLWALLDQIPITVRQSIGAIAIDGTSSTVLLCDRSGTPVAEPILYNDARGVTVMETLQEIAPPNHPAIAATSSLAKLLWYARHPKLYPDALHRVATTGLFFLHQADWLGFQLHGQMGISDYHNALKLGYDPEYLFYPEWLRLALPQLFTKFIPYLPHVVKPGTPIAPVTAEMGDRFGLPADCVICAGTTDSIAAFLASGAREPGEAVTSLGSTLVLKLLSRDRVDDARYGIYSHRLGNLWLTGGASNTGGAVLRQFFSDRQLAEFSESIDPNTESPLKYYPLLKPGERFPLNNPELPPRLEPRPNSDVEFLHGLLESMARIEARGYELLQEFGATGLKRVYTAGGGAKNPTWTAIRQRRLNVPVMTPPHTEAAYGAALLARMQDRG; encoded by the coding sequence ATGACCCTCTATCTCGGCATAGACTTCGGGACTTCTGGTGCTCGTGCAGTGGCGATCGATGACCATGCAGGGATTCAGGCACAGGCGGAGTTTCCCCTAGACCGACAAACTCCGGAACTGTGGCAGGAGGGGTTATGGGCGTTACTAGACCAAATCCCGATTACGGTAAGGCAGTCCATCGGCGCGATCGCCATTGATGGGACATCCTCTACCGTGTTGCTGTGCGATCGCAGTGGGACTCCCGTGGCGGAACCGATTCTCTACAATGATGCCCGAGGGGTGACGGTGATGGAGACATTACAGGAAATCGCCCCACCCAATCATCCGGCGATCGCCGCGACTTCCAGTTTGGCAAAGCTGTTATGGTATGCCCGTCATCCCAAATTGTATCCTGATGCCCTGCATCGGGTGGCAACCACGGGTTTATTCTTTCTGCATCAAGCAGATTGGTTGGGATTTCAACTCCACGGTCAAATGGGCATCAGCGACTATCACAATGCCCTCAAACTGGGGTATGACCCAGAGTATTTATTTTATCCAGAATGGTTGCGACTGGCCTTGCCGCAACTGTTTACCAAGTTCATTCCCTATTTGCCTCATGTAGTCAAACCGGGAACCCCTATCGCCCCGGTAACGGCAGAAATGGGCGATCGCTTTGGATTGCCTGCGGATTGCGTAATTTGCGCCGGAACCACGGACAGTATTGCCGCATTTTTAGCTTCCGGTGCCAGGGAACCGGGAGAGGCGGTGACTTCCCTGGGTTCAACCTTGGTGCTCAAACTCCTCAGTCGCGATCGCGTGGATGATGCACGCTATGGGATTTATAGTCATCGTCTCGGCAATTTATGGCTGACGGGGGGTGCATCGAATACTGGAGGGGCGGTCCTGCGTCAGTTTTTCAGCGATCGGCAACTGGCAGAATTCAGCGAAAGCATTGACCCGAACACCGAAAGTCCTCTGAAATATTATCCCCTCCTCAAACCCGGGGAACGGTTTCCGTTAAATAATCCCGAACTCCCCCCGCGATTAGAACCCCGTCCTAACTCTGATGTGGAATTTTTGCATGGATTATTAGAAAGCATGGCCCGAATTGAAGCGCGGGGATATGAACTGTTACAAGAATTTGGTGCCACCGGACTCAAACGAGTTTACACCGCTGGCGGTGGGGCAAAAAACCCCACCTGGACCGCAATTCGCCAACGTCGTTTGAATGTTCCGGTGATGACGCCACCTCACACTGAAGCGGCCTATGGTGCCGCATTATTGGCCCGAATGCAGGACCGGGGATAA
- the acs gene encoding acetate--CoA ligase — translation MSQPTIESILNEKRQFPPSAEFSKNARIKSLEEYQALYDQAAANPEQFWEQLAEKELHWFKKWDKVLDWQPPNAKWFVGGQTNISYNCLDRHLTTHRKNKAALIWEGEPGDSRTLTYAQLHREVCQMANVIKDMGVKKGDRVGIYMPMIPEAAVAMLACARIGAAHTVIFGGFSAESLKDRLVDAEAKLVITADGGWRKESIVALKEQVDKSLELGASSVENVLVVKRTGQEIAMTPDRDYWWHELQSTASANCPAEPMDSEDLLFILYTSGTTGKPKGVVHTTAGYNLYTHVTLQWTFDLQETDVYWCTADVGWITGHSYIVYGPLSNGATTVMYEGAPRPSNPGCFWDVIEKYGVTIFYTAPTAIRSFIKMGDQHPNARDLSSLRLLGTVGEPINPEAWIWYSHVIGGDRCPIVDTWWQTETGGFMITPLPGAIATKPGSATRPFPGILAEIVDLDGSPVPANEGGYLVIKHPWPGMMRTVYGDPDRFRRTYWEHIAPKDGHYLYFAGDGARCDEDGYFWVMGRVDDVINVSGHRLGTMEIESALVSHESVAEAAVVGKPDEVRGEAIVAFLSLEDGYEPSPELEKALKQHVVNEIGALARPTEIRFTDDLPKTRSGKIMRRLLRNLAAGEEIAGDTSTLQDRSVLDKLRSGG, via the coding sequence ATGTCCCAACCCACCATTGAATCAATTCTTAACGAAAAACGGCAGTTTCCGCCCTCAGCGGAATTTTCCAAAAATGCTCGAATCAAGAGTTTAGAAGAGTACCAGGCGCTTTATGACCAAGCTGCCGCCAATCCCGAACAGTTTTGGGAACAGCTTGCGGAGAAAGAACTGCACTGGTTTAAAAAATGGGATAAAGTCCTCGACTGGCAACCCCCCAATGCCAAATGGTTTGTCGGGGGTCAGACGAATATTTCCTACAACTGCCTCGATCGCCACTTAACCACCCACCGCAAAAATAAAGCGGCCCTGATTTGGGAAGGAGAACCGGGAGACTCCCGGACCCTTACCTACGCCCAATTGCACCGGGAAGTCTGCCAAATGGCAAACGTGATCAAAGATATGGGGGTGAAAAAAGGCGATCGGGTCGGGATTTATATGCCAATGATTCCCGAAGCAGCAGTTGCAATGTTGGCCTGTGCACGCATCGGGGCCGCCCATACGGTGATTTTTGGCGGATTCAGCGCCGAATCCCTCAAGGACCGCCTAGTTGATGCTGAAGCAAAACTGGTGATTACTGCCGATGGTGGATGGCGCAAAGAATCCATTGTCGCCCTGAAAGAGCAAGTGGATAAATCCCTAGAACTAGGGGCCAGCAGTGTTGAGAACGTTCTGGTGGTCAAACGGACGGGACAAGAAATTGCCATGACACCGGACCGCGATTATTGGTGGCATGAACTGCAATCCACCGCCTCCGCCAACTGTCCGGCAGAACCGATGGACAGCGAGGACCTCCTGTTCATCCTCTACACCTCCGGAACCACCGGCAAACCCAAAGGCGTGGTCCATACCACCGCAGGATATAACCTTTATACCCATGTCACCCTGCAATGGACGTTTGACCTGCAAGAAACCGATGTCTATTGGTGTACCGCTGATGTGGGTTGGATTACTGGCCATAGTTATATCGTCTATGGACCCTTGTCCAATGGTGCAACTACCGTCATGTATGAAGGGGCACCGCGACCCTCAAACCCCGGTTGTTTCTGGGATGTCATCGAAAAATATGGCGTCACCATCTTCTACACGGCACCCACGGCGATTCGGTCCTTTATTAAAATGGGGGACCAACATCCCAACGCCCGGGATTTGTCCTCTCTGAGATTATTGGGAACTGTCGGGGAACCGATTAACCCGGAAGCCTGGATTTGGTATTCTCATGTGATTGGTGGCGATCGCTGTCCAATTGTCGATACCTGGTGGCAAACCGAAACCGGCGGATTTATGATTACCCCCCTACCCGGTGCGATCGCCACAAAACCCGGTTCTGCCACTCGTCCCTTTCCCGGCATCTTGGCCGAAATTGTAGACCTAGACGGCAGTCCAGTCCCCGCCAACGAAGGGGGATATCTAGTCATTAAGCACCCTTGGCCGGGAATGATGCGAACCGTCTACGGAGACCCGGACCGCTTCCGGCGCACCTATTGGGAACATATCGCCCCCAAAGACGGCCATTATCTCTACTTTGCTGGAGATGGCGCACGTTGCGACGAAGACGGCTATTTCTGGGTGATGGGTCGAGTGGATGACGTGATCAATGTTTCTGGACACCGTTTAGGGACAATGGAAATCGAGTCCGCCTTGGTGTCTCATGAGTCCGTCGCTGAAGCAGCAGTGGTGGGTAAACCGGATGAAGTACGCGGCGAGGCGATCGTTGCCTTCCTGTCTTTAGAGGACGGATATGAACCCAGTCCGGAACTAGAGAAAGCCCTGAAACAGCACGTTGTCAATGAAATTGGGGCATTAGCGCGTCCGACGGAAATCCGATTCACTGATGATTTACCCAAAACGCGATCGGGCAAAATCATGCGCCGTCTCCTCCGCAATCTTGCTGCGGGGGAAGAAATTGCGGGAGATACCTCGACTCTACAAGACCGCAGCGTGTTGGATAAACTCAGAAGCGGGGGCTAA
- a CDS encoding 2Fe-2S iron-sulfur cluster-binding protein has product MGKTYTVEIIHKGTSHTIEVPEDKQILRAAYAAGILDLPSSCNAGVCTTCAAKIIGEGTVDQSEGMGVGTDMQAQGYVLLCVAYPRSNLKIETEKEDEVYEAQFGH; this is encoded by the coding sequence ATGGGCAAAACTTATACCGTTGAAATTATCCATAAAGGCACTTCCCACACGATTGAAGTGCCAGAAGATAAACAGATTCTTCGCGCCGCTTATGCTGCTGGAATTCTAGATCTACCCAGTTCCTGCAATGCGGGAGTCTGCACCACCTGTGCCGCTAAAATTATCGGCGAAGGGACGGTGGATCAGTCTGAGGGCATGGGGGTGGGAACCGATATGCAAGCGCAGGGATATGTCCTGTTATGTGTTGCCTATCCGCGATCCAATCTCAAAATTGAGACTGAAAAAGAAGATGAAGTCTATGAAGCTCAATTCGGTCACTAA
- a CDS encoding DUF3326 domain-containing protein, whose product MIQRPYTVMLIVPTGVGAAIGGYAGDALPVARAIAQVCDRLITHPNVLNGAQLYWPISNAFYVEGYALDCFAKGDWGLQPVHQNRIGLILDCAIEPELRIRHLQAADATRATLGLNLTEYVITDAPLKVELRTSAAGASWGTIGNPDSLLRAAERLIKDAKAEAVAVVARFPDDIESEALHNYRHGTGVDPLAGAEAVISHLIVRTFKIPCAHAPALLPLPLDPDISPRSAAEEIGYTFLPCVLAGLSRAPQFISTKSPHCQPSDIWVEQVDALVIPATAAGGSAVLSLSHQSAQIIAVRENQTQMQVPPGSLGVPAIEVNSYLEALGWLVAHRGGIAPTALSPSLSSLQCLAD is encoded by the coding sequence ATGATTCAACGTCCTTACACAGTTATGCTAATCGTCCCTACGGGAGTAGGGGCGGCGATTGGTGGTTATGCGGGAGATGCGTTGCCGGTGGCGAGGGCGATCGCCCAAGTTTGCGATCGCCTAATTACTCACCCCAATGTCCTCAATGGCGCACAATTATATTGGCCGATTTCTAATGCTTTCTATGTCGAAGGATACGCCCTCGACTGCTTTGCTAAAGGAGATTGGGGACTACAACCTGTGCATCAAAATCGCATCGGTTTAATCCTCGACTGTGCGATCGAACCGGAACTCAGAATTCGCCACTTACAAGCTGCCGATGCAACTAGGGCAACTTTAGGCTTAAATCTAACTGAATATGTCATCACCGATGCACCGTTAAAAGTCGAATTGCGAACCTCGGCGGCGGGTGCAAGTTGGGGAACCATTGGGAATCCCGATAGCTTACTCAGGGCCGCTGAACGGTTAATTAAGGACGCCAAAGCGGAGGCAGTCGCCGTCGTTGCCCGATTTCCCGATGATATAGAAAGCGAAGCCCTCCACAACTATCGCCACGGGACCGGCGTCGATCCCCTCGCTGGTGCAGAAGCGGTGATCAGTCATCTGATTGTTAGAACTTTCAAAATTCCCTGTGCTCATGCCCCGGCCTTGTTACCCCTTCCCCTCGACCCGGACATCTCTCCCCGTTCCGCTGCCGAAGAAATTGGCTATACTTTTTTACCCTGTGTTCTGGCTGGGCTGAGTCGCGCTCCTCAATTTATTAGCACAAAATCTCCCCATTGTCAACCCTCGGATATTTGGGTTGAACAAGTCGATGCCCTCGTCATACCTGCTACAGCAGCCGGAGGCAGTGCTGTGTTAAGTTTAAGTCACCAATCTGCCCAGATTATTGCCGTCCGAGAGAATCAAACTCAGATGCAAGTGCCCCCAGGGAGTCTGGGAGTACCCGCCATCGAGGTCAATTCCTACTTAGAGGCCCTGGGTTGGTTAGTGGCGCATCGGGGAGGAATTGCCCCAACTGCCCTAAGTCCAAGTCTCTCCTCTCTCCAATGCCTTGCGGATTAA